The following DNA comes from Bradyrhizobium sp. SK17.
GTGATCGGCAGGATTTCGGGATAGAGCACCCAATCCCAGAACGCATATCCGGCATAGGTGAACGCGCCGAGCAGCATCGCCACCTGCGTCCAGCCGATATTGCCCCGCACATATTGGTCCACGAACCGGCGCTCTTCGACGATGTCGTCGAAGCGCAGTCCAAGGCGGGTCAAAAGGCCGAGCATTCCGGGATCAAAATCGGTCGAGAAAATCTTGCATAGGGAAATTGCAGCGCAAAGAATGATCTACGACAGCTTGCCCACGCTGTCGCGCCCTTTTGGCGCATCCGCAGCCACGGCGCGGCATCGCGCCGCGCCCCCTTACCGCGCGTTGGCCGGCGCGTGGGTCGGCCACAGATCGGCCCGCCAGTGCAGCGCGATCGCGAGCATGGCGATGAAGCCGGCGGCGGCGAGCAAGGTGCCGGTCGCGGTGTAGCCGATCAGGTCGATCAGGCTGCCGGCGGCGAGCAGGCCGAGCGGCAGGCCGTAGATCACCATCATGCGCACGCCCATCACGCGGCCGCGCAGATGGGCGCTGGCGTTGCGCATCAGCATCACGGCGGCCGAGATCATCGACATGCTCTGTGCGATGCCGGCCAGCACCAGGCAGGCCATCGCCACCGGCATGGTCCTGAGCTCGACGAACACCAGCAGCATCGCGTACCAGGCGAGCGTCGCGCCGATCAAAAGCCGCGCGATGCGCACGCCGCCGGCCATGCTGAGCGTGATCGAGCCGATCAGCGAGCCGACCGCGAAGCTCGCGGAGAGATAGCCGAGCCCGGTCTGGTCGGTATGGAAGATGTTGCGCGCGACGTAAGGCAGCAGGCCGTTGGTCAGCGGAAACGCGGTCAGGTTGGCAAGGAACGCAACGCAGAGCGCAGCACGCATGCCGGGCCCGCTCCAGGCGTAGACGATGCCTTCCTTCAGGTCGCGCAGCAGTTTTGAGCCGGGCAGATCGATATCAGCCTGATCGGCCGTGCTGTGCGTCTTGGCTGGACGCTCCATGCACAGCATCAGGATGGCGGCGACGAAGTAGAAGCAGGCGATCCCGACATAGACGTAACCGATGCCGAGCGCCGCGAACAATCCCGCCCCGGTCAATGCGCCGGCGATGCGCGCCGAATCCTGCGTGGTGCGCGCCAGGCTGATGGCGCCGACCAGTTGCTGCGGCGGCATGATGTCGGCGAGCAGCGCGCCGCGCACGCCGAGGTC
Coding sequences within:
- a CDS encoding MFS transporter; this encodes MSGTTRTSALAPFRIRSYRFQWPSDLLTSWAFEVETLVLGWYIMVETGSVLLLTVLASLQYVGTLVAPVVGMIGDRMGHRDLLAVMRFAYTALAGTIMTMALSGHLAPLNVMIIVAMMGVIRPSDLGVRGALLADIMPPQQLVGAISLARTTQDSARIAGALTGAGLFAALGIGYVYVGIACFYFVAAILMLCMERPAKTHSTADQADIDLPGSKLLRDLKEGIVYAWSGPGMRAALCVAFLANLTAFPLTNGLLPYVARNIFHTDQTGLGYLSASFAVGSLIGSITLSMAGGVRIARLLIGATLAWYAMLLVFVELRTMPVAMACLVLAGIAQSMSMISAAVMLMRNASAHLRGRVMGVRMMVIYGLPLGLLAAGSLIDLIGYTATGTLLAAAGFIAMLAIALHWRADLWPTHAPANAR